From the Onychostoma macrolepis isolate SWU-2019 chromosome 13, ASM1243209v1, whole genome shotgun sequence genome, the window TTAGTCTGCAAAACTAATCTTAGaagcatgacacacacacacacacacatttgtttttgtgaaaagtggggactctccataggcgtaatggtttttatactgtacaaactgtatgtgctattgccctacaccaaccctacacctaaacctaccccttacaggagactttgtgctatttcagattttcaatacactccattctgtgtgatttataagcgttttgaaaagtggggacatggggtaaatTCCTAAAAAAAGTCACtgtctccttgtaatacctgtcatacccttgtcattatacaaatttatgtcctcatttgttacaaaaacacacacagacacacacacacacacacacacacacacacacacaaacccacTAGGCAACatcatacatttaaatatttgcagGCCCATTTTGTTCCTCTGCGGCAGTGAAAGTGGAATGAATGAGACTAAAATGTTCATCTCTGCAATGacgaataaaaaataaagatgtttaCTAACATCAGTAAGGCTCTAACTCTGTAGTGGAGGTCTGACTGTAGTTCAAGAGGtctaatttaaatgcaagtgcCACCCTTAGTGGAGAGTCAGATAAATTGGTCAGTGTTTCAGGGAGAAGTAGCTTCCTCACACTGCAGTAAAGGAGGCCTGTCCACATAAATCTGTTAGTGGGTTGTTAATCTAATGGTTAAGGATCTGGGTGGAAGAGGTTATGGGTTCAAGTCCCCACTACTTGTCAAGCTGAGGTGACTGAGTTGTTGAGATCACAGTTCAGGCTCAGCTCTGTCATGTCAAGGCATTTTACTCTTTGCTAAcgtttagtattttttattatacattcaagaaattaatatttttatttatgcattaaattgatcaaaagtgtcagtaaagacattgatttctaataaatgttgctcttttgaactttatattcatcaaaattCTAGAAAAATTATAACACTGATAAGAAATTCCATCCATatagggaaaatatatataacttcAAAAAGTAAGAAATATACAATTAAGTGAGAATGTAAGCTAACCACATCTTGAATTACCTTATTCAAGAACCAAATAATCGCAAACAATTGGTTACTATGCAAAATACAGAACAAATGTctcattttattacataaatgAATATACTAATTAATGATAGGCTAATAACAAATTAgtgataaatgaataataaattaaacgCATTTAACCAGCATCAAATGAATGTCCTGTAGAGAATTCACTGTAATAAAAGCACTTCTCTGCTACAGCAACACTTGTCACGACAAATTAATTAGTCTGtttttgtactcctcacctgacCAGCCAAAACATCTCAAAAGTTTATTGAAACACTGTTTTGACTCAAACTGGACACATGAGTGGCTTTAATGCCCCCTGAGGATATCTAGACTCCTGAAGTCAGATTTGTTGACGTGTTCCCTTCGGCCCTTGAGGATCATTCCCACTTGAGCAATTAAAGTGACGAAGCACATGATATGACAGTGCTGGAATTTCCAGCAGGAGAGTGACGAGGGGGAAGAGGGAAAGTCAGCAGGGGCTTGTTAAAATGTGCCTCCGAACAAAGCTTCACATCACACAGATGAGTCAGTGCTGGCGTTAACATTAGTCTGAGAGCAGCAGCCCGTGCCCGGATCCTGTTTGGAAATACACATGCATTCCAGGTCTGAATCAAGACCGTGTGCGTCTCCACAGCTGGACGTAAGATAAACCAAAGATTAGACCTTTTAAAATCACACAAGCATAGGTGTAGCATTGATCAAAGCAGCAGGAGGTGATATCCTTGCTCTGTAGCATCTCACTGATGCATTTACGGATGATGATGTGCAGGTTGCATAGTACTGTAAATAAAACCACAATCACAAAGACACAGTCAAGACAAGTTAAAGCTAGGATTATcacaataaattatatatatatatatatatatatatatatatagataaaaaATTCAACTCAACACTAAGAATGGCCGGATGGCCTGGGACCAGTGAGAGAGATTTCTTTTGGGGCTGGCTGAGAGAACAGCAGTTGACAGTCACTGGTCCTTTTGGGCTAGTTCTGCAATAGCATCAAAAATCTTGCATTCATTGATCTTGTACATCCAGTTTTATGCCTTGCAAACTTAACCATTTGGTTTTCTGATATGTATTTTACATTGTTGTAGAAAATTCTGCTGAATTGTCACCAAGATAATGCTAAAAGTGACTTGATAGTCTTACTAAAAATGTCAGTAAAATGTGTTGAAAACTACAAACTGCATAATGTTGTGTAGCATCCAgcttattgctttttttttttttttttagaaagtatACCATTTGTAAAAATTACAATCAAATTTACATCAAATTAATTAAGCGTAaaaatgcattgctaaaaaTAGCATTGATTATTCTAAAATTGGGGGTCCTTGGTATTGAACCCTGTAAAATATCTCTTAATGTCTAAAGCTACAATAGATATGAATATTAGCATAGACACTGTTAAAATTGAAAGAGTCATATCTGTACCACTTGTAGCACCAAACCgaaatgtaaaaataagcaAGTTTGCAAACCTGTTTTCTTGCAAATTAATGCGCAAAGAAACTGGAAACGTCAAGAGGTAAATGGGCCATGGCTGAGACATGGAGATTCATTCATACAAATACATGGGAATCACATTCACAACAGGCTTTTATGGACTAAGAATATAGCAGCAATTTACAAGAAGGCCCAATCACATGTTCAtggttctctgatgttggttaatggGGCACATGGCATGCAAGTAATAGTTTTAAACTGAAAACTGAGGACATAAATTcattactgttttaaattacaattgccctgtaaaataataaaatgataatttaaggCCTAATAATGCTTAAAGTTACAATGGTAATATTTATGTCTTAAATTCTTCACTGTCAAACGTTCAAATCTTTCCACCGAAATGTTGGTCATTGtgcaaatgtgtaaataaagagACAGTACCACACATTGAGTTCCCAAGATGCACATTAAACTCACTGCACATACAGAGATGGAGTTTGTGAGAAGCAGCATTTTATGAATTGAGGTGCTGAAAACACAGTGCACAAGAGACTATATACTTAAATAAATTTCAGCCTTTAATTTCATAATCACACTAAGCTATAATCGCAgtttcagatttattttgattaattatgcatccacatttatttatattttgcattcaattaaattattagcttttcactCACACAAGATCCCAGAGAGACTCTACTAGAGACCAAAAGCCTAAATAAGTTCATAAAGAAAGCAAAACCTGGATTTCCGGAGGTTGTTGCAGAAAAGACAATAATGTCCAAACTGCTGATCATCATATTCTACACACTCCATGACATGCTTGCTGGAATGAGATGTACAGTGAGCAGTAGGCTGATCCAGCACAGGTGTACAGAAGTTCATTCATGCCTACTGCCTTAAGACTGTACCATTCACCCACCATGTGCACAGGCACCATTGGTTCTGTACGCACCACTGAAAGAACAAGGGGTTTTATTGACTAAAATTCAGTACTGGGCTCGTGTTACGCATTACTGTGAATGTGAACTGACATGGAACAATGGTTACAACGTTCCTGATGCCATAAAAATATAGGAGCACCAAAGTGGACAGAGAGCCTGCTACACACATAGCCAGCCACACAAGTGCACAAGGACGTACATTTCCAAAAGAGACAACAAAGTGGCATTCCATATGCCAGACAGTAGAGTCCTAATAGGTAGTTTCCGATCTAGATATAATGTGATAGTGCTGATTTATTATACAGTGGCAACCATGGTACACTGCACTGGTTTTATGAGTGTCTTACATCTTTGAGCCAGCAGGGGTAGTTTAAGGTTTTAGAGTTCTATGTGCCTTTACTGAGTTGAGCTCGCTGCTGCTCCTGGTACTCCTTCGAATCCTCCCAGGGACGCGGGCCACGAATGTTCTTCCATCCATCCAAGTCCGCATCCTTTAATTTCTGAAAGAACAAAAGAGATTATGCTATATTAAATTACCTTTTTTCAAAGCCACAAATCAAACGCACAAACAGAAATTATCAGGTCTCAAAAGCTACAAAGATATTCATAGCAAATGTATTAAACGTTAATCAAGTTGTTGCTAATTTGATAAATGGCCTGGACGCTATGGTACATAAACTAAAGTTCAAAAATGTTGTTGaaaaaagtatcttatgctcaccaaagctgcattgtGAATTGCATCATGTtgcgaaatattattacaatttaaaataacacttttctatctgaatatgttttaaaacttaatttattcctgtgatggcaaagctgaattttcagtagccattactccagtcttcagtgtcacgtgatccttcagaaatcattctaatatgctgctcaggaaacatttcttattattatgaacactgaaaacagttgtgctgctaaatgtgtgtgtggaaaCCATGCTAGCTTTTTCAGGATGAAtacaagttcaaaagaacagcaaaaatcttttgtaacattataaatgtctttgctgtcactttcgATTAACCTTACAGAACACTAAACTAAGTACACTAGTTACCAAAGATGAGTCAGCTACAGTggggtgtttgtttgttttatgattCATGGTGGGTCAATGTaagatctaaaataaaataattaggaTGACACATGACCCGAGTTAATATTTATCATCTAATGAGCAGCTGAGAGATGTCTAAATTTTCCTGGTTCCACTTGAGGGCGCTATTCTACAACCGTCTGGAAGCAGAAGGTCAGATTTAATAGCATTGTAACTTCTTATAATGGCTGCAAGgctaaaaataaagtttttaaagtCAAGGAGAATCACCATTGCAGCATAATGACAGCCTCAACCACCCACAGCCTGAAATGGAGATGCTAAATGAACCAAGTGCCATTGCACTAAGTCAAGACTAAACAGCTAACTAGACACTTTCCATCCAAAATAACTTACAGCATGCTAATTGCCGGGTCAGTCAGTCTCCTTGGAAAAACCTAGTGTTATGTGTCCTGCTTGACAAAGTGCATGACAAAATTGCGATTACAGTTCCTGAGTCACTCTGTGTCAGGTCCAAACCTGCACCGATTGAATTTAACAAGCCAGATGCTTAACCATTAAGACTACCACAACCTCACTAGCAAGTAAACATAACTTCCTATCCGCAGCAAAACAGCAGATGGCTCTATAAAACATTATAGCACTATAAAACATTagtgcacacgcacacacacagattctCCATCTATTCATCTCGTTCTCTCATTACCTCAAACTCATCCTGAAGGATGGCCAACTGTTTTTTAGTGCTCACCCGGGCTTCCAGTGCAGGGTCCAgctaaaacaaacatgcaaaagaCAAATTATAACAAGGAGGAAactattataatgttttattgaacAGCATAAATCAGTTCTGGCTGAAGTTCTGTCAGTGTCACTTGGCCTGTACATGAAAAGATTATATGACGTTTTACATACCTTCCTTTTTATCTTCTGTGCATCATATCTAATCTGAGTGAATTCTCTCAATCCAAACGACCCTCCCACAATCAGCAGCTTCAGACAAACATTAAATATGAGCactaaaattattgattttacaaTAGCAGAATGTTGACAACAGTGTTTAAGATATATTGCCACTAAACGAGTGTGATACCatcaatatgaaaaaaaaaaaactgaattatcTAAGAACATattcccccggtttcacagacaaggcttaagcctaaacctagtcctagactaaagtctgagctgtttaaactgaaagaaacttgcacttattgatcttaaaatatatcaatgcctttgttttgtctcaagatgcacaccagtaatgtttttttctaaggcacgtttataaaaattacttaaatctCCTAATTGAattatggcctaatcctggtttagtctaagccctgtctgtgaaaccaggcaaTTCTCTCGTcacaactgtatttatttttaattgttttaggcATCAATAACTAGATTTACATAATGTTTACATATCACCTCGTAAAAATGAGCAAGGCgaaatacactgataaaacGTACGAAAACCTTAATTAAACATTAGTTATATTGgacaaaaaatgtatcacactCAATTCAAAATTTTCGTTTAAACAACAGatttattattacagtaaattacaataaacattactattatttaaaCCATGATTTCGGTATAGTTATTAGTACTAAGGCTCGCTTATGTTACACATCTTTTTAAATCGTAACTAGAAACACTTGACGCTGATTAATAACAGCTCATCCTGCATACAAATATTAAAGCGCTCACCAGCATCGGGATCCCATATTTAACTGTCCTGTTCTTTTGCAGTTTACGAACTTGATTCCACATGTTTAGTTAAGGTATGTCATTCTACAATTTCACATTACTAAGAATAAAGTCAGTAGGACATAATTCAACATGACTCGACTGGGCGCCGCCATGTAAACCCGACTTCGTACAGCTTCATATTGCGTCCGTGTAGAACTAAGAAACGAGTTATTGGTTCCACTTTAAGAAATGAGGTATAAAAGCTAAATTACTGTGTGAATTACAACTAAGCACATTTTCAGGGTTAGCTTAGTTAAACTATAAATGAACACAATATATATcttaactttatattttataacttaTATTAGAACCTTATATTATATCTTAGAAATCATAAAGGACCTTTgtaccaggaaaaaaaaaaaaaaaaactcaagaaATCAAATCTTAgtttttgtggcttttagtctatatgtgaccctggaccacaaaaccagtcttaagtgtcaatttttcgaaattgagatttataaatctgaaagctgaataaataagcttttcattgatgtatggtttgttaggatcggacaatatttggccgagatacaactatttgaaaatctggaatctgagggtgcaaaaaaatctaaatattgagaaaatcgcctttaaagttgtccaaatgaagttcttagcaatgcatattactaaagtttttatacatttacggtaagaaatttacaaaatatcttcatggagcatgatctttacttaatatcctaatgatttttggcataaaagaaaaaattataattttgacccatacaatgtatttttggctattgctacaaatataccccagtgacttaagtccagggtcacatatctgtTAGCTTTGAGACCTTCTATCTATATGCTGGTGTACTCTCTAAACTTCGACATAATTCACTTTTCCTTTGAGGAAATGCTGTCAGAATTGAAGCCGttaaaaataatcttttccTAGTTTTCTATAGGTTCttagaaaatgtaattattttcatggCGTTTGTTAGTACATCAGGTCAAAAAACAAGAGCAGGCAATATGACACATCAATATCTTATCAATTTACTTTACCATCAGCTaaaagttcattaaaaaaataggaTTTCTTATACGTTCTTACACACTTGCCTGTTTCATTAGGAAATATACAGCAAATTATAATTGAAGTATTGATAGGTtgagtaaataaaatgaataaatgttcaaattagttaattttaacattttaaaaataacatctttccactttacattaaaattaattacctTCAGTTAATATAACACATTTCTCCTTCATACAAgcaattaaaaaacacaaacacacaagtgtgattgtttctttatttaaattttcataatttttaaagttttttttttaataaggtgaagaaaaataccttttttgttctgtataataaaatatgttaactTTATTCCTTTATGaagaggaaaaaacaaacaaaataagaagtaaaaatacagaaaacattccTCCTGGAAGGGAGTTTTTCAATGTTGCGCTGGGAAGCAGAAAGGGGAAGATCTGTTCATGAAGTCTGACTCATCACAAGAAAACGTCTCATCAACAagcatttactgtatgtaaaaaAGCGGATCAATCGTAGCACATGGTCATGCAGTATCACATGGGTCAGAGGTCACAATGATGCTGCCTACCACATgctttatgtacagtatatttgtaACCCTTTGTTGCATATTGTACATTTACACAGAGAAAAGAGTATCAGGATTTCCTGTCCTGTTTCTTATTCTCTCCTTCAATGTGACAAACACATAATTACGAAGTAGGATTTTCTGACAAGCATGTGAAGGCTGCATCTTTGTGACACAAACCCCAAGACAGGCTTCATGAACACAGCTGGAGAAAGAACAGGAAGTTGTATATGACACACAGGAAGGGCCTGGGCTGATAGGAGGATACAAAAATGACCGAACGTCATTGGGTGGAAGCTGCTCTGATGGGCTGATCTGGGACCAGTTCTGCTTGCTCTGCTTGTTGGTGCTAGATCAGCACTGAAGAGCCACTTTTACTCTCATAGTGCGCAAGCTATGTGTGTGTACGAATACgcatatttgtgtgtttgtatcaGAAGGCAGGTTGGCGGGGTCACGGTTCAGAGGTCACTCTCCCCATAGAGGGCGGTGGAGAAGGACATGTAGTCAAGAGCTCCGGGGATGGTGTCAGGGCCGGAGTAAGGCGTCATGCGGGCGATGCAGTACTCGGCCTGGTCAGGAGGGAGCTCACGCCGCAGCTCATCCGCCAGGATATAGTTCTGCATGAGGAGAGAGTTATTCATTTGGTTATTCATTTAGACACTTTTAACACTGGGAAATGATTTTTTGGATGTTGTATATGTACCTTGTCTCCAGCAAGGACTTTAAAGGATGCCATGACCTGATCAGCGGTGTCCGTGTCGGCCGTCTCGCGAGACATAAAGTCAATGAAGGCCTGGAATGTGATCACTCCCAGTCTGTTAGGATCCACAATGCTCATGATACGGGCAAACTCCGCCTCTCCCTACACACAGAGAAACAGTTCTTAAAAATCACTATGAAAACAATATGAAAGATCGTTCCTCACTGGGTTAGCATAGttgatgctattttttttttaatctaatctTATCTTTTCAAGAACTGCTTTATTTAGAGATAATGGTCTAATATACCTGTTTTTAATTCATGAAAATCAAAATGATCTGTTTCCTTACATCTTGATAAATGTAAATCTCAGCTTTTCCAGACTATATACCatgtaggggtgggcgatatggaaaaaatataatatcatgtttttttgttttttttagaaatattacgattttatcacgattctttgtaatgttggttttactactttgcaagttgtctgagcattacagccaaactaatttccctattataaagacaaaaccttcAGGGTAgcaaaaaaataatgacaaagatacacattacaactacacataatatacaaataaaacaaacagtgctttattttcaggtacaataggtatatttagcaggagcattcaataaattgaatgaacaaatataaaaacaaaacactatatagactgattcctaaagcaactgtattaaagtttttcagtcaagagtagtgagtgatttttctctttgcgtTTTgttgttaaaggaatatttcacccaaaaataaaaattctgtcatctgtctgtcaattctgtcatagtgttttatttttataccaccatttactcactcaaaagttgttttaaacctgaatgagtttctttcttctgctgaacataaatgctattttaaagaatgtggaaaaccagaCAGTTGCTGATCCatagtgacttccatagtattttttttcctactatcaaaTTGTGGACCAGCAAATGTTTGGTTAcccaaattcttcaaaata encodes:
- the LOC131552030 gene encoding cytochrome c oxidase assembly protein COX16 homolog, mitochondrial, producing MWNQVRKLQKNRTVKYGIPMLLLIVGGSFGLREFTQIRYDAQKIKRKLDPALEARVSTKKQLAILQDEFEKLKDADLDGWKNIRGPRPWEDSKEYQEQQRAQLSKGT